In Citrus sinensis cultivar Valencia sweet orange chromosome 3, DVS_A1.0, whole genome shotgun sequence, the sequence GGAGATGCACTGTAATTGGTTATCGATAACGTTTTTGTGGACCCCGCACACttgataattttgttgaattaattaatcaattatatcTAATCCGCGTGTTTACCGGTTGACTCACCTTTTGCTTATTAACTATTCCGTCTTTAATAACTTGGTTATCCGGTCATCCGGTTTACTTTTCATGGTAGTTATTGAATTACAGATGAGTTGGTGGCCGTTGGCGGGGGTGGGTAAACTTGGGTTCggtttagaaaataataatatgaactCAATCTGAATTGATAACACGATTTGATCCAATTTGAATAgatcggattaaaaatttatatttatgtataCATTGTTTTAATCTGATCGAATGAAATTCTTCAACTACATTCAATCTAAATCTGAAAATTTTAGACCAAATCGAATCGGCACGGGTTATTTACTCACCACCCGTGGCGGggtataattttcttttcaaggaAATTGCTGAAGATTCTAAATTGTAGTATCtctctttaattattcttctttttggactaacttatttttttaatagaaaaagaaatggatGAATTTATGGAATATGGGGCACATGAGTTTTCTCATCATTAGATTCTATTCTCACATGGGcccatattataattttttttttttgccgtTTCGTCATGTGACGTGGTTCCATTGGGCAGTCCATTAAATATACCAAATCTGAGACTTTccctatatattattatttattatagcCCATGTATCACAATGATAAGCCTATAAAATTATCGTAATAtgcataatatataaattatgggTCTTCCTAAATTACATTCATTTGGTTCGATAAAATTCGTCCATTAACCCACTTGACCCTACTGCTTAATTTTGCAAATCACCcgtaatatttatatttgtgacATAACAAATGATATGACATGACATTATTTCGTAGGGTCCTGTAATATATGAGTCATTATGAGGCCTTATTATGTCTGATATAAACAGTGAATTTATGTTGTCAAATAAAAGATTTGTATAATAAAgcaagaataatttttaatgaacaCATTCTTATcttaataaatgagaatgccggtaaaattttcaagataCACAAACAAATAAGCATTATCTGCAATTTTTTGTTACACCGATGTCTAACTAGAGAACGActgaaataaatcaattctaagAGCGGTAGATCTACTGATATTTGATGCATTACCTGATCTTCTTTACTCTGCGGGATCAAGATGCTCAAAGTGAAATCAGGGGTTGTCCAAGTGGGAAAAATTAACGATACAACATTTTGAAGTGAATTGGCAGGGCGATACGCCATCAACGATAATATTGCAGCAACACCAGAAATGGGTACAAAAATcaagccaaaaaaagaaaaagaaaaagaaaattgctaATGGATTCACTCACTCCGaatgaattaatttagttCTCTCCGGCTACTGGTGGAGGAGGTGTTGAACTTTCAGACTTGTTTCCAGAAGATGGCCGATTCTCCGAGTCATTTGGCCTAACATTTTCTATCACTCTAACAACATCAGGCATTTTAGGTCTTTGATCTGGCATACGTACAACACAAGACATTGCAATTTGTAACATCTCGACCATCTCTTCCTCTATGTTGGGATATCTCAACAACTCTACATCGAATACTTCTGCTGTCCACTCCTCTCGAACTACTGAATGAACCCATCTGACCAAGTGAACAAGTTCATCACCACCAGTAGTATGGATGGGGGATTTCCCAGTAAGGATCTCAAGTAGGACTACTCCAAAGCTGTATACATCAGAAGCCTGAGTTGCTTTCCGGGAATCTGTCACTTCTGGGGCACGGTAACCAGCGGCACGGGCAATAACTGGGGCTAGAGCACTTGTAATAGTTGTCAGACCAAGATCAGACACACATCCATACTGTTGGGAGTTGAGAAAGATGTTCGAGGACTTGATGTTGCCATGGACTAGCTTCCCACCATTCGCTGCATGGATCCGAGCTATTCCTCTTGCTGCACCTATAGCTATCCTCATTCGAGTATCCCAATCTAGAGGGATTCTACCTTCTCCTCTCTCACCTGCAGAGCTACAAATGCATTAAACAACGATAAACATGGCGGTGGGCAACTATTTAAGACATTAAAACCATCAGGGTGGGAACTATGAAAGGATTGATCACCTACTTTATAGTTTGTCCTACATGGAAAATAGGGTACGCATGTTGTATCATACGTGATCATCAAAGAGACAGACCATCTACCATAATTGGGACACCAAACAAGATCCTTGATGCAATATCACTGATGTTCAAATAGTTATTATGTTCACTCTTTCGTGATCACATTTGTGTTACATCAAGATCCTTTATAGACAAAGTTACAGCAATAATTATAACTGAAGGTGTTCTGAAAGTACAAGACCTGCGGTCAGATTGGTCAGAAAATTACTTTCATAGTAGCTGAGTGaacatattttctcaaaacaACAAGGAAATGCAGATTATAAAGCTATCAAGTGCTTCCAATAGCCAGGATCACCATTGGTAAGACACAAAAGCAGTTTCCTGAAAACTATATGAACCTCTGACATATTTGGGAAATAAAGAACCAAGCCAAACAAGAATTACCATCACATCCCATATTATGTACTGCTAattcaaatatcaaattacAGCATACAAATATAAGGATCTATCAGAACACCTTATGGACAATAATTCAGTCCAGCTATCCTTTTTCTCTAGCATATTATGACTTATTGTTATATCTATCTATCTCCATAGATTTTCaacaaactttattattattattattatcatgcACATGAATTTGTATTCCAAAATAAGAATTGCAACAATCTGCCAATGATTGAATAAAGCAACATACTGTGTAGCATAGCAGAGACACTTCCCAGACTGTAATAATCATAAACCATAAGCTTCTCATCTTTGGAATAATAATATGCCTTCAGCTCAACCACATTCTCATGTCTAATGCTTCCAACAATCTCCATCTGCTGTTCGAAATCCCGCTTCCCAACATTCACATCCTTCAATCTCTTCACCACCACTGTGGTTCCATCCTCCAATATCGCCTTATAAGCCATGCCAAAGGTTCCTTTGCCCAGTACCTCAGCAGAAGCCCTCAACAAATCCTCCAAATCAAATGCATAATTACAACCCTCAAAGAAAAACAGCCTATTACTTGCATCTTGATTCCTTGAAACTACTTTCTCTGGGGACATTCCTCTCTTTTGTAATGTCCCTGCAAATTCATCCTCCCTCTTTTTTCTTACACAACAGGCAACTATCAGAAACAAAAATGCCAAAAGCCCTAACACACTAGCAGCAATCACAATCCCTAACAATGTAGTTTCACCTATCCTCCTACCACTCTTAGGCCTCAAATGAGATTCACCACGGGGTGCAACATCTGGTGAAGCTCTAGGGGctaaattttcatcaaaagaaataCTATTACCAACAAAGGCTGAACTCGGGAACCTTTTAAGTGACTGTGGTATGGAACCACTAAGGTTGTTGTTAGCCAAATTTAGCTGTTGCAAGTTGGGTAAGTTGAGATCAGGAATTTTACCAGATAACGAATTGTTTGCAAGATATAAAGCTTCAAGCTGAGTCAAATTCGACAGTGAACGAGGAATGGTCCCATTAAACCCATTGTTAGACAAATTGATAATAGTGAGATTCTTCCAAACAGAAAAATCAGGCAATGTACCTGAAAAGTTGTTGAATTGAAGATAAAGATAGCACAAGCTTTTCAAGTTAATAAAATCAGAAGGAAAATACCCAGTAATGACATTCGATCTAAGACTCAAAATCTTCAAAGCTGATAAGCGACTGATAGTTTTAGGTGGAATCAGACCGCTAAATCCAACACCAGGCAATCTAACGGCTACTACACGCTTCCCATCTTCACTACATTTCACTCCAGTCCAGTGATTACACACTGAAGCGCTCTCATTCCAGTTTAGAGAACGAGAGTGTGGCAAATTGTTGacaaaatccaacaaagcTTCCTTATCTTCAACTGGTTCTGCATTTACTTTCGAGAAAATCAGACCCAGATTAAAAATCAAAGTGAAAACACATAAAGCTTTCATTTTCCTTCACTTGCTCTCCAATAACAAGCTAAAAACGAGCTGTTTTTGCCAGTTTCTTGAGCCTCACTACACAATACAAATCTGTGGTTTCTAGCTGgagaaataaaaaggaaaaaaaagacagaaaggtttttttttttaaataataattaaatagataaaatacgattattgaaaaaataacaaagagaACAGAATGTAAGGAAAAAGGGGGGAAGCAGATTCCGAGATTATTGTCTATAAAAGCAGAGATGAGTCTGTATTATTTTGTACATAAAAAAATGAGCTGCAGGCTTTGAATACTGTGTTTCAGTCAAAAAGAGGGGACCTCggcaattttaatttaaataaaagaagccTCAAATCGAGCTTCTTTTTGGTTGTTTGTAGCTTGTTCTCCTTTCACTTTTCAGTTGAAAATTGAATTGGTGAGTGAAACAAATAGACCAAGATTTAACTCAACTGTGTAATAGAAgctttgttaaaaaattatgaaactcAACTGTGTATCAGGCTTTTGCAGATCCgaacaaaagataaaacacTCCTTTCCAGCTTTGCTTGTAACCTCTGTGAACAATCCCGCCTGTAGCaacccaaaataataataataataataataataataattcatcagCCTATGTTAAAATGtgaggtaaatattttatttatttatttccctataacaaaaaaatgtgaaaacgTACAAGTGATGATTTCTCTGTCCAAAGTAGCACGCAGTGAACAGTTATCACTCAAAAAGTGCGcaaaacactaaaaaaatttctcaacACACTTTCACTACCTCACTATTAActtgaagaagagaaaatggtGCAGGGTTTAACCGTTTTTGGGTAATAACTTATGTGTCCTTGCTCCATTTTATCACAATCTCGAAAAAGAacttaatttactttttctttcgtATAGACCCCCTACTGTACTGTAATGCTAGAAACTATTACAAAAATCAGTTATTCGATTGCTATGCTtttggaaatgaaaaaaaaaaaaaaaactctacaaATGAGttgatttcaaatatataatcagcaaataattaatttttttaaagaattattaatcaatggcatgtaattattttaacttacCTAAATTATAAGTACTagttcaaattcaattatcaattttctagtctcaatttaaatatttaaaaaaaattaaaaaatgaaccaAATCAAGTTAGTTCAATTTGGTTCTTGGGTTTTGATCAGTCAGGAAAATTAAGTTaggtttgttttgttttgtttttcataaaaaaaaaaaagccttaatcgagtttaaaaaattgtacatTCTTAAACTGTGTGAATcgagttaataaaaatttcaaactagGTATTTGCTtctattttttgaaaagactAGGGACCCGAtatcatcatttttcttcctttctaGTGTAATAATTAACTGCTGCGAGTTTTTACTATCACGGTAACTGAAAACTAATCGAAGGAGAAACGGGGAACAAGTATTTAACGGAAAAGCCGCTGTTCGCGCTGAAGTGGGTTTATTTGGATGGGTCGTTGGTATGAGAGTGATACGTGGGGCCATCATTAATTCCTGGTGATAAGTAAAAGATGGGCTCGGGAAATTTGGACCGTCATTCTCTTTTGTCCGCTATATGCGATGGGCGGATCACTTTCATATGTGGGGCCCAGAAGCCCAGTTACGTTACCGTGAAGtgaaatgtatttaaaatgcTGCGGCATCTGTTGCCGTTGATTCGGGGTTGAATCCTGAACTTGGAATTCTTGCCGTTGGATTGGGATTGTTGGCAAACTTCAAAACTTCTACGAGTTTATCTGTaacaaggaaaatatttttgttttcaattgacCTCTCGTTTTTAACGTTCTTTTTACTCTTTTACAGTGCATTGGTTTAAGAAATATGATGggcattattttcaaaattttgaaaaataataaagtagtAATATCATactaaatacataaaaaatagtaCATTAATAGTATTCATCATAAGACTACTAATTTActgatttaatataaattactCAATTAATGAGTATGCATCACTCacttgagataaaaaaatttagaataatatttatttcatttataattgGAGGTTGTGATTACGTTGTTTTATAGATTCATGCTCcacaatttaaatattgtcctataatagtttttttttgactttttaattatttaattgttctCAAATTATGGGGATTCTGTAGTTGGACCCATAATTACAATATAGTAAGTCAAAAGCCataattcaaagataaaagctAAAAGACTTGGAAAATCATCCAGTCAAACTAGAATCACAAGCAAACTTACCTAAGGCATTTGCTCTCTGGTGACAAGacgtaatattattattttactaagaTTACTTGAATGgaagacaaataaaaactttattttaaaaactgatCAATGTATATCTGATAGTTACAACTGTGGACTATATAATTCAGCATTATCCTTACACTATTCACTATTGTCAAGTCAAACTAAGcgagtccttttttttttggtttcttccCTCTTTTATTCTCAAATCTCTCAGCCCCCGGAGCTTACTGCATGTCTTTATCTACTCAACTAACATTTAGCTGCCACCTTCAATCAGATAGCTCTCGTCGAATGGCCTTAAAAACAATGGCCCTTGGTGTCTGCGAAGGTTGGTTTGGTCCAGAtttgaaaagcaaaaaaaCAACTTGTTATAGCATATGCAGTTGAAGGCGAAACAACCCAATTATGACGCGTCTCTCAAAACCCACCTCCAATGTTTCGTTGCAACAAAGAGCATCCAATTATTAAGACGATTCAAAGTAAGGTTGCGTTTGGATTTTGCCACAATCCTATCAAATTATTGCAAATACTCATTTCTAGGTGACTGAATTGTCCGTTCAATGAAGGCAGAACGGTGAGTTTTTGAGGCATTGACGTGTACGGTGGTAGGGCCAGTCGACATTTAGGTGACAATGTCATATGCAATTGTCTATTGTTTGTTCAGCAAACTCCtgtaatttgattttgcaaaTTTGGCACCATCTATTTTAACCTGCTCTACCAATGATTCGAGGGCTTTTGACCATATACTTTGACATGACTGTATATCTTTTGAAATGTAAACTTTTTCTGTTTATAACCCATTTCACTAGAAAAAAGTTacggaagaagaagaaaataggaTTATCAAGCTAATCTTGTAGAAATTGAGTGCCCGCGTCACttgtgataaaaattttggagtaattttttttccccaaattaTCTAACATCACGCCTCACTTAATTGACTATTTTCTTACCCAAAACAcgtgaaaattaattttttttttttttttagctccATTTTCTAAACAGTGTGTAATATATTTGGAGAAATAATTCAGTAATCAATTTCGAGTCAGCGCAGGTGTGTGTGGGCTCATAATTCACATATCCAATAACCCAAGATCTCACCGAGTCCTGGTCTCGTATACAATTTGAGCTACATTAGTTGTTTGGGCATCATTAGCCCGCTATAGCGGGAAAGTTGGGAACATGAGCATTCAGAAGAAGAATTTCCACAGAATCTAACGATCGGCATACAATTTTaacaggaaaaaaatatttaagattttgtaCATATCTAGGTTACTGCTACAATGGAGATACAATAAAATAGATATCTCCACTTTCTCTTCATTAGCAAATCAGAAGAAGAATTTGCCCTTATTTGCTTTTGCATGTACGTAGAAcaaatagtacaaaattagAGTAGCATTATCATTTTCAGAATtgaaatagtttatttaatcttcGAAGAACCTTGAATTTGAATCACTTCCATCAACTTGAATGTACAAGAGAAAGTTCCAAACGGCCAGTCCATTCCTCACCTGGCTTCAGAGTAATCGGTTTCTCAATTGCTGCCCCGTCAACACAAAGCATGTGCTTGTACTCTTCATCTCCAAAATCTgccattgattttgatttcctCTCCCATGGATTCCACACCACTTGATGAAATCCAAAGCATCTTATTAGGATCATCTTATATTGTTCAATATGGTGCATGCCATCAATATAACTTATAGTTagcttgaattttttaaacgGAACTAGCAGAAGCTTACCAACATCTGGGAGTCCTTCTTTGTGTATAACGAATGTTCGCTTTCTTTCATGATCAAAGATTGCAATCTTATCTGAAGAACTGAGATAAACCCGATCAATCTGCAAAATAAGAAAGCACTTACAAATGCAAACTTCTGTGCAATATTTCTGTGGATGCACATAGAAAATTAAGTTACCTCAGATTCAAATGTTAAGGCATCTCCTTGTTCTGTGAAGCGCTCCCTTTGACATAGGTTATCAAGATAGTCAAGAGTCTCCAGCCCCTCGATTCTCACTTCACTGTTAGCATAATTATTGCTCAGTCAGTGTACAAAGCTTAttgtatatattaaaaaaaaaaaaaaaaactactgcTGATCATCAATATCGTGCAAGGCAGATGAAGCAAATGGGCTCCCTTTTCATAATATTCAAACTTTAGCTACACTTATCCATGCCCTACTTGGCCTGCTGATCATAAATATCTTAATAGCTTGCACTATAAATGCTTATTAGTAAATCAATATTCCTATTAGTCTATTATCAACATTAATATGACAACTACTACTATACCTGATATCAGAGATGGCGAAATATGTATGATAGGCAATTGAGAAACTAAACGGCTTGCAATTGATATTCCTGATGCGTGATAGCAGAGCAAGATTCCCATCTGCTGTCAAAGACACCCTAAGACGGAACTCGAAACTGAAAAGTAAGAAGTAATGATTGTAATAAGTATTAATTGAAGTGAAATTACACATGCCGACTTGTGCCGAACTAGAATCAATAGAGAAATTTGTGGGGCAACCAGTTCAGGTGATAATCTTTCCTGAACTACTGTCAATAGTTTCATTTGGGAGGATCATAAACGGTTTCTAGATATACAGGATCTTACCTGTGCGGCCAGATTTTCAAATCTTCTTCAGATGGCTTAAGTAGCAAGTCAACATACACCTTGCCATGGGAATCACTGGGTTTCAATGGTGGTGGATTATCATCAATGACCCAAATCCTGTTCCTGGCAAACCCATGTTGCTCTAGCAAGCCCCGGTTTCCAAACTAACACAGATGGAAGCAAACCCGGAAGTCAAATGCTTTTACAATTGTTCACCACTGAAAtgcataaatgataaaataccTGCGGAAAGCAGATGGGAATTCCTCCTCTCACAGCATGTGGGGGCTTGAAAATTGCCTATGCTCAATGGAACCACAAAAGcagtaaaatttaaacttagtTGAAGGGATAGAATTCATTGGGAAGTTTAGGATTtgacataaaagtaaaaaatttacccACCACAAATCCCACCAAAATGGCAAAGTGAATCCCAAGGTTACCTTAGTACTTGTGAATAACAATTCTTCTCCTCTTTCAGTCCTCCACGACAGCGCTTGTCCTCCATGTAAGCTAATCTGCATTAATTAACATCAATAAGGAGCATAAAGTGTATTTTCTAAGCCAAAATTGCACATGTGATATGAACGTTTCATCGAATTTTCAATCCTTCCTaatgaatttaaatgaaaaacgAAAGGCAGGAAAAATGGTTCTCACTTTTGCAGAAGCCCCCCGAGGGTTTCGAAGCACAACCTGTTCTATTCCATTTCTATCTTTGGTAACTTCAACTGCTGCTCTCTGATCAGAGGCTGCCCCAGAATCTTTCATAGTAAAAACACAGTAaggacataaaaaaaaaaaagagtaaacaaAAAAACAGAACTCTTTTGCTCTGAATCCAAAACAATGCTTGAAGTAACTCTCAAACTTTGAACAGAAAGGGCTTGTGAACAATATTAACTATTAAAAGGCTTAACAGTCACTGAAGCAGTTGAAAATCAGAACTTGCCCACCCCTCAACACTTTTCTTGTGACACACCAATATTGCCGTGAActgaaatgaaatttcaaCTACCTTAGTATGTCTTCACCACAAAAACTTTCAATAACACGAATCCCGTCAATCTCAAAGACTCGATCTTAGTGACCTGATTTTATTGTAAACTACCAACAACTCACTTTCAAGCAAAATAAATGTCCGTCAAAACGAGGGGAAAAAACATTGTTACCCAGATAACTCAACCGTCTAATTTTCAAAGTAAGAACCAAAAACCAATCAAAGCTCCTTTATCGTGCTCTAGTTTCAAACAAAGACATCAATGAATAAAGTCGTAGCGTCTACCAAAGAGGATGAAGTTTACAAGGCAAAGAGTAAACAGCTAAAAATTGAAAGGCCAAGAAAGCACTTGTAGGAAACACTCGTTAATGATTTGTGTGACCTTGTCCTAATTTCAAACAAATATTGAAAGGTCAGGTTTTGAAGAGATCATCATATTATGATCATGATCTTCAGATGTATGAAGATGATTGACTGATAATTTATTGGTTTCTCATGTATAAAAGtcttaaaatattcttaaaaacctgaaattttttttgttgatattttaGCGTTCAACTGTGCTGGCTCTCAATCATGAACATGCGACCATAATTAACTGAAATAACTACCCACTGAAAAATATTAGgataatgaaattgttttcttttttggcgTTTTTCCCCTTAAGGATTActtattttcccttttacCCAAAGAAGGTATCATTCTTTTACACGAAATTGGACTTGTTTACAGCATCATTGAGATTCCGTACTTTCCCatttatgtgtgtgtatatatatatataattgaaaaaaaggaTAGGCTTTGAAATTTATTCGATGAAGCCTATCCTTGTCCTTGTCATGTGATAATTAGGACCAATCCATTTACATTTTGgcaatattttttacattagatCACCGGCCAAAATACCTCATCTTTGTTTAATTGATAGAAAGAAACACGTCTGACTGTGTTTCTTTTCTATCTAAAATGTTGAGccgtatatttttatttagaaaagttgatatttgaataaagaaTATTATCCTCAGGAATATTCAGCAACCTCTTGCTTAGTCAACAGAGTACGAGTAAAGTGCAGCAAACTGGGAATGATTCAGAATATTTTCACTTCTGAAGGAGAAGGAACATGCATGTTGCCaagttgttgaagaaaattcCCAACTAGCACACTCAGCGCTAGCCGCCCACGGAACAATCTTTAAAAGGTAGGCAGGTTGAAAAGAAAGCAAAGCTGCGTCATTCTCTTTCAGTTTCGgttaaagtttgaaaaatgaaaaacatgcTTTTGAATCGAACCTTCCAAAAATGTTTTTGACTTAGTCATTGAAGTGAagatgaggaaaaaaaaaaaagtggtagAGAAGATTCCAAGACTAGCAGTTAATTTGCAAATTTCAACAACCAACTTCTATGAAATTAACGTAACAAGCACACAACCCCCCACCCCCCACACACAACAacaaccaaagaaaaaaaaaagggactCATTGGTTGAGTCACGCGGAAAGACCCACAATTTTTctcattcattaaatgaaaaatccaACAACATTTACTAAGCTTGTCCCTAAATCTTGCAATAACTGACAGTAGTAAGTTATTGGGATCCTTTTTATTCCAAAGGAAATCATTTTAcccccccaacaaaaaaaaaaaagaaagcatgATGTTGGAATATAAAGCCATTATAATACATCTTGTGAGCAATTCCTCAAACTCCATATGAATCCCAACTATATTCAATGTGCCTGCATCAGCATAGGCTTTGGAAAGAATCATATCAATAGTGTGACAAAATTCTCTTGAATCAATTAGTAAATCCATGTTTCCACTTAGCTCAGACTTCAGTACGTTGGCTTCTCCTATTCTTCACTGGTTCTCTACAGCAGGCATTTGAGACGAATGCTGGAAAACAATGGCCTTCCTCACCTCTACCTATACagtttgtttttaatactaaCATGCAAGTCAGATCACACAGCTGCGCATATGACTCCTGGGCCTGCAGTATTCACATAGTGAAAGCTATAAACCAGAAAAATAGTTCAGTTTGGCCTTAATCCTCCTTGAGAATTAGACCATCTATGAAAATATAGACTTACTCAGCCTTAGTTTTGTATTATAATGTCTAGCTTCCTAAAATTAGAGAGGGAGGGAGAAACCTGAGGTCCATGAGGCGCAGCAAAACTTCGAATCGTCCACATGGTTAACATCAAGCCCAATGAACCATGATCCGGCACTGATATCATCATGGGCATATGTTTGAAGAATAGACCTTTAAAATCAATATGGGATGGTCAATACAGTCCAGCTAACGATGTCTGTCGTATAGTATATGTACTACAGCAAAGACATACAAAGGGAAAAAAGACTAAAAGGCACCTATTAATTGAGATATACTGTGCCAAAGCACGTGAAATGGTATACAAGTCACCAGAAGCATATCGAAAGTACCTATACCATCAAGAACAAAGTAACAGGAATAACAAaaaatccataataaaattgttaaatttcaaGAACAAATAACAACAGAAATGCTACTGCATAGATGCATAGTTAATGCTGCACCCAGTAATGAAGCCACAATAAGACACAATCACACTACTCTTAACTAAAATTTCCAGCAACaagcaaaatcaaatttctgTATTACCATTTTCCATCACCAAATTTCCACCAGTCTGGTTCGTACCACCTCTGCGTCCTGCAAAATGTTGATAACTTGAGtattagataaataataatgaaataacattttatttccAGAAAAACTATAACTAACAACGTTTTTAGTAACTCACGGCTCTGAAAATACTTCGCCTGATTTCATGCATCCAATATAAACACGAGGCTTATCTAAATGACTAGAAAGTGCTGCTCCTAGGGCATCTGCATGACAAACAAATGACAAGCTATATGAATTGTAAGCACAGTAAAAATTGTGCTGACCTAAACCcatttctctcatttttcccaaaaaagaaaaatttccttCATTCTTTTTGGTTGCCTCACTAAGCATTTCATTATTGCCATCTTAAAACTTACAAATCTAGTCGTCCAAGAGTCTATGGAACTTCACAATAACTATGTTGAGCCAAACAGTTTGCATTACTTAATATCACTATTCTTCTTGATCGCAGTTCCAGGGTTACCTAGGCTAATATAATTTCCTGCCAGATATATACGGAGAAGGAGGGGCAAAGTTCAGTTTGGTCTCAGGCAACATGTGTAATAATCTCACATGGAAGCGGTATTTTGTTTGTAcccaaacaaattaataaggattacaTACCAATATTAACATAAACATCATCATTGACCTTAGTATAAAACTCAG encodes:
- the LOC102624771 gene encoding hydroxyproline O-galactosyltransferase HPGT1-like isoform X6 codes for the protein MRLSAIEMDLAAARQEGFVSGSLSQNDTQHSKKRHLAVIGIITTFGRKKNRDAIREAWMSTGAALRELQDNKGIVVRFVIGRSANRGDSFDTEIDSENSQTNDFIILDDHVEAPEELAKKMKSFFVHAVEKWDAEFYTKVNDDVYVNIGRRGGTNQTGGNLVMENGTFDMLLVTCIPFHVLWHSISQLIGLFFKHMPMMISVPDHGSLGLMLTMWTIRSFAAPHGPQAQESYAQLCDLTCMLVLKTNCIGRGEEGHCFPAFVSNACCREPVKNRRSQRTEV
- the LOC102624498 gene encoding putative glucose-6-phosphate 1-epimerase; this translates as MKDSGAASDQRAAVEVTKDRNGIEQVVLRNPRGASAKISLHGGQALSWRTERGEELLFTSTKAIFKPPHAVRGGIPICFPQFGNRGLLEQHGFARNRIWVIDDNPPPLKPSDSHGKVYVDLLLKPSEEDLKIWPHSFEFRLRVSLTADGNLALLSRIRNINCKPFSFSIAYHTYFAISDISEVRIEGLETLDYLDNLCQRERFTEQGDALTFESEIDRVYLSSSDKIAIFDHERKRTFVIHKEGLPDVVVWNPWERKSKSMADFGDEEYKHMLCVDGAAIEKPITLKPGEEWTGRLELSLVHSS
- the LOC102624218 gene encoding probable inactive receptor kinase At4g23740, which produces MKALCVFTLIFNLGLIFSKVNAEPVEDKEALLDFVNNLPHSRSLNWNESASVCNHWTGVKCSEDGKRVVAVRLPGVGFSGLIPPKTISRLSALKILSLRSNVITGYFPSDFINLKSLCYLYLQFNNFSGTLPDFSVWKNLTIINLSNNGFNGTIPRSLSNLTQLEALYLANNSLSGKIPDLNLPNLQQLNLANNNLSGSIPQSLKRFPSSAFVGNSISFDENLAPRASPDVAPRGESHLRPKSGRRIGETTLLGIVIAASVLGLLAFLFLIVACCVRKKREDEFAGTLQKRGMSPEKVVSRNQDASNRLFFFEGCNYAFDLEDLLRASAEVLGKGTFGMAYKAILEDGTTVVVKRLKDVNVGKRDFEQQMEIVGSIRHENVVELKAYYYSKDEKLMVYDYYSLGSVSAMLHSERGEGRIPLDWDTRMRIAIGAARGIARIHAANGGKLVHGNIKSSNIFLNSQQYGCVSDLGLTTITSALAPVIARAAGYRAPEVTDSRKATQASDVYSFGVVLLEILTGKSPIHTTGGDELVHLVRWVHSVVREEWTAEVFDVELLRYPNIEEEMVEMLQIAMSCVVRMPDQRPKMPDVVRVIENVRPNDSENRPSSGNKSESSTPPPPVAGEN